ggccgtaactcgttttctttaaggggggtagagtgcggtagaatttcgcgctttttaccttattcacccaatttatcctttaggatatgcttgaatcgttgtttccaatgaagtttcactgtttattgtcatgttgaattacttaaagagtacaacaactaaaactttttgcaaagaaaacgcactaaagtctcacaatagtctcaagtctagttttaaagttgtgatttccgtgcccaagtttcggaacaaaacttcttttaaggagggtagactgtaatacctcgtatttataaagtattttgttgtatttttataaatttatttcatttaatgaaattaaataagcttttatttttaattaatttaaatattaattatttcaaaaaccggattttattaaataaattcaacggatttatttattcgggaattgttgggtcgtatttcgaaaacgaatttaataaacttaaagcccggtcgttttgtcttaatcaaacccaacaaagcctgcaaggagtaaacttaaatgagcccgacaatgagcccaactcaaaattaccctatcctagcccacaagggagagaaaacctataaatagacctcatatcaaacccccaaaatcaaaaattcagaaatctctatctcctctttttctctccttgcggcacactccacCCACGCCCCTCTCTCTCTTCGTGCCTCGCCTGCAGTGCAGCCccatcgctgctgctgtgtcgcgtGTGTCGCGTCCCGCCCAGCAGCCTCGCGAGCCTCATGCCGCTCGTTGCtgtgtcgcgcgcccagcgctcCTGTCCCTCGTCGCCTGTCCCTTTGTGTGCCCGCTGTGTCGCGTGTGTGTGTCTCGCCCGAGCCAAAGCCCTCGTCGCCTGTCCCTTGCGCGTGCGCGCCATGCTGTGGTGCGTTGCGCTGctgcgtgtgttgttgtgttgcgttggtcggcacacacacacacacgatcaattaatcgttgtgtgtgtgtgtgttgatcaattgtttaaatcaaatttttgttttaaaaatattaaatttccgttttaaattgatttaattattgtgattagtttaaatttttgggttgtttagattaattaaaacggttatgaacaccgtattgggttagtattatgttttaattaaagagattggttttgatgattgagtttataattttcagattttataaggttataaagtgttgatttttggagtcaaaacatgttttggaataaactattgttagggttttgatttcaaattaattaagcaattgattcacataatttaatgacaatttaagtTATGGGaatcaaattaaattttcagattgtttataagctttaaaaagtcgattttaagggttttaaagctaaaaagtcaatgtttttatgttaggacttgagttgactatttgagactattaaattaccaattaaaaaatgatttctaattaaactaagagttttagaatcttaaatagttgatGGAAATTTTgttaacatggataataatttagttctcttgttttgtttataggagttgatttctagtgagtcgtgattcgcacagtggcccccgtacttaggtattccaggtacatacaagactagggtgaccatccaccccttgaggactttatgaagtgtattgaatgcgaatcatgtgaacttatatgttggaaattcatgtttgatgattgggaatgaatatgctattatggattcatgtttaatgttgagaacgagcatgttattattgttgaatctatgtgcacgagcatgttatgaattgaattatgctttatagattctattgaactatcatgttatggacttttataatcgttgaattatgtcaagcatattgttcaagttggtttgcatgtatgagtagtgcgcatgtaAGTTATTGTATTATGTTATAGTACGGAATGTCTAGTATACATATTGAGCctgtcgaatattgccagtgagcaatatatattctaccaaggggtagaatatgttggagagtctatgtgaattgagttaaggacaattcgtgctaaggcacaccccgcttgttaataggcaatgtcgggttatctcaaacagtgtttttgagaaggaacaatgggagtaatttcacttgagtctatgattgataacaagtcctaaagaagtaaaatattgaagagtcatcattgaattgttgaattgtgtaattgttcaattgtttgtatgttgtgtcttgagtagagtcttgagtcgccttgaacataatatattgATTAACGTAAAGCGtaacccaaaagagcttcaaaactcttggaacgtatataccttgagtatgaacaatggggggagtcttgccggaaaacttgtactccttgaatgatacaagacgttgtttcattctttctttttaggccgttgtgcattggaattccgtcggtagggtccgactgtcggtaggagtccgatttttattatttggtgtatggtgggctcccatcaccattttctttccttttgaggatactttactttacccgttcgaagctatctttttattaaactgtgagtcaagagtcgtgtcatgtgtcgagtctagtctccatgtttaattgtttattatatggcttttgcatgtggattatttaatttgtcgagtgaagcatgttaggatagaaggttattctagcttgttcgtactcagctttcgctgacttcgtgcttcatgtcttctggtcatggcccttgccttaatgaccctatgatgatccatcaattgcatttacGTTGTTGGGGAGTGGATTCTTAATaaaacaggtttgtagagataacttgcgggagaatttatcatgggattcgagttgagagtttattcttccgtattttataaactctatttttatttaaagtcatgactactattttcagttaatggatttcaaatggtttaatactttgaactTGGGCCTCAGCggttccaattttttttaatgaccattaactatttatttaatatgttttgaaagttagttaatttcgctgcgtaattctggtaaatagccttagtcgttatcacggtggcggtaatatcttggtaattcctgtattttaagtcggaaaatgttttataaaaagcaaggaattattagggtgttacatcatATGTCTCGACTCTGGGTCGACTTCGTGTGTTAAGGTTCTCGTTGTTTCTACCTGGAGGGAGTGTTGCATCTGCGTTTGCCATCCTGTAATGATGTCTTTCTGAAGTCCGGCTGGAATCCGACGTAATGATCTTACCGAGACTGGAAGATCTACTTCGTGTGTTAAGTTCTCGCTATTTCTTCTTGGAGGGAGTGTTGCATCGGTGTCTTCCAATAAGTGGTGTAGTAGCTACCGAGCCCACGTCTCGTTGCTCATCTTTTGCCACAGGCTAGAAGTTTGTCATGATACCGTACCTCCcgacagacggcgccaaatgatGTGGGGCTTTTTCAGTGTTGACATGGACACCCTTCAAATGAGGTATCTAGTATGCGCTGGACCAATCTTCtgacaacctgcaaaacaagcctccgatgcttaagtaagtatttgCTAGAAAGAGAAAATTTTAGAGAGAAGGTAGAGTAAAACCAGAATTgttaggtgggaatgaattgaatgtgTCCTTTCTCTTTGGAAGTTGGACTATTTATAGAGCTAGTGTTTATTGTTCTCAAATCCTAGATAGGTGATTGGTCAGCTTTCCTTATGAAGACATGTGTCCCTTCTTTTCATCCTCTTTAGGATCTAATAGGCCTTCGTGGATTTGGAGTTGCTCTTGGACTATGGCCGAGAAATGGTTATTACCATTTCTTCCCTGATGTGCCACGTGTCATGATTGAGTTGGTCTTAGGTGGACAAGCATTTTATGCTACATCATTTATTCTAtttgtttattactccctcccctACTTgcttcattatttttattagattcCACTTTTCTTCCTTAATACGTGTGCCAGTAAACATGTAACTGctaataaaatacggagggagtattaaaatATGGCTGAAAATAGAAGGAAAGGAaaggtaaaaaaataaaaaaattcaaggatGAAAACTATTGCCATAATCCGGCCAAACACGACTTTGGCTCCGTTCTATTCAACtaattttgtctgaacttatattatttgaacttaactgaacttgtctaaacttatattatttgaacttaactgaacttgtctaaacttatctgacgctattttatctggaaaatttattttgtctgaaataaacttatttgtgtgtgaaaatatatgaaaaaaattatttttcataccTTATATCATCTTAACTTAACTGGAattaattgaacttattttgtccaaaataagtcaaaatagacaaaataagtcaaatATAACACagtcttcaaaaaaaatttggttttttgttttaaaaaagagGTTTTAATAACAACCTTTTTTAATTTTCACAAAAAACATTTTCTATATAGTTGTTTAAGATGTTTTCCTaaacatatataaaaaaagaTTCCAATTATGAAacattatgaaaaaaatataacataGGATAAAAAAGTACACCATCTATCTCTTTTTCCCCATATGCCGTTTTGGTCCGTTTATAATAGATTGTCTATTTTTAAAAACAAATATGTGAATTACAATTTAATTCTTGcataaaatatactccctccgtcccttaatacttggcCTGTTCTCCTGATCGGGCCGTcctttaatacttgacctgtttctaaaaatgaaaatatttaacaatattatattatttctcactcccccttattaacccacctacccctactccatacaaaaaataataaaaaattcaacccaTACTCTACCCCTTTatacatttcccactaactacattaaaataataccccattatctattaaactaataagtcaattcaagtcgcttaaactctatgccggtcaaaccggatcgagtatgaagggacggagggagtattgcaACTAAAATACAACGGAAAAAGTAGTTATAATGGTGCATAGTAGGTAGAAAGTCAGTAGAGTTTCATTAGAATGATTAGGTAATGGGATAACAGCCACCAACCAAAAGGTAGCTGATTTTAGAGTTTTGTGAAAGTCGTGTTTCAATTGGCATAATATAACGAGAATGATGATATATTTAATTAACTGGATAAGCATCATATTAGTCAACAAAACCATGTTAACTTTCAAGTTGTAGCTGTCAATTATTGACTTGTTTCCTATATAATGTTGCATCATGGCCCCTTTGATTTAAGCTAAGCGTACATTCTCTATCTACTTGTTTTCAGCATCTTTAGTTTGAGAGATATCAGAGAGATATGGCATTGGCAGCAGCATTTCTTCTATTCCTCCTGGCCGCGCCGTCGGTCTTTGCCACCAATTACCCGGTTGTTTGGGATCTAACCACCAACTACTCGTCTTGGGCCACCAGACCGCTGATTGCTGGTGATACGCTTAGTAAGTCTTCTTTGCTTTGCTATGTGGCTTTAACCTTTACACATAACTGTACATTCCATGAATATCATGCATAAGTTGAAacactattaaaaaaaattgcttaATAATTGGTTGGGTGTTGACAAATACCAGCATTCAGCTACAGTAGCGGCAGTCACAATGTGGAAGTTGTAAACAAAAATGCCTACGATAGTTGTTCTTCTAGCAATGCCCTACAGACACACACTGGTGGAACAAACATTATTACCTTAGCCGAGGGTCCAACGTACTTCATCTGTGGCTTCCCTACCCACTGTACTAATGGCATGAAGCTACAAATAACTGCCAGAGCTTCAAGTTCCACACCTTCATCAACGAACACCACCGGCTCAACTCCTGCTGCGGGTAGCACCGGAGCCGCTGGACTTTCAAGCGTGACTCCTTTGATGTTTGGTTTTCCACTTGTTTTGTTTGCTTTAACGAGCTAGAGAAGAGGCAGTGCAGATGATATAAGGAGTTTGTTGTGGATTTAATTTCAAAAGAGATGTATATCGTATTTAACTAGTGTCGTTTTTAAAATTTCATCTCATTTTGTAATTCTTTGTTAGTATGCACTCTGTAATTTTTTATGATCTAATATGATGCATTCAGCTATTACTAGCTTTTGAATTATTTCATAACAATAGCACTATCCTTTCTGATTATGACTGAGACAATGAATCAGAATCCTCTGTATAAGCATAACATGACGGAAGAGACTACTTCACATGTCCTCGATCAAAAGCTCTGGTTTCTTAAAGTTCTTaacaattactccctccattcctaaatgatcttcctatttagtgtttggggtggaaaataagaaaattgaatcttgtaatgattgggtgtaagagtaatgattcggtgtaagagaaaataataaataaatgaagaaaagtaataaataaatgaaggagagagaagatatttttattaaactaAATTGTAACAGTTGGTATTCTCACAGAAAGTTTCCTTGCTCTGCACTGGGAATCTTAACAACAGAAGCTAAAAGCATGTTTGGTATAGCATTTTTCAAGTGTTGGAAATGGAATCAATCAACTAATTCCATTACCTCTTGTTTGGAATAAGAGATGGATAACACATTTCATTTCCGAAGGGTAACCATTATTATCAATTTGTTACCATTCCTAACCTTGTAATAGAGATGTGTTACCTTCCTCGATCCCTAATTTGATACAAGAGATTGGTTTTTTTGGGTAtaccaaaaaaacaaataatggtAACACTTAACATTATCATTTCTCCTTCTTAAATGTTTCCGATCCATTTTCTTTCCTTAAATTCATACCAAACATGCACTAAAAGTTGTCTGACCATTAGAACAGATTAACAGTAGAGATGTCGTTACAGAAAGAAAGGAATTATCTGCAGTCATGAAGACAAACTCCAGTAAACAGCTAAACAAGCTTGCCAAACTAGCTAGAGGCACGCATGGGTATGTATGGTAATTTATTGTTCTGCTGCTTCTACCAGTGACTTTTTAAATACTATAGGAGGATTTGGGAGAGGCAAAGGAGATGTCTCTAGTGGAAGATTCTTCTTCTTAGACGGGGGTGTTGAAGGTTGCTTTTCATTGTTGTTTTCTTTCCGCTTTGAAAGGCCAGCCTTTTCTCGCAACATTTCAAGCTTCTCTTTGATTTTCTGCCgcatttctttctttctttgtaATACGTGCTCTTCAGAAATTTCAGGTGATGATGATACACCAATCCCGTTCACTGACAAAGTGGTCAAACATATAATCGCATTTCTTCGAGTGACACAGAGTCGTTTGGGTGTTTCCAAATCTGAATTTCCCTTACACGTTACCTTCAACAAGCAACAAACCACCATTAACAACGGTGTAAACTATACAGAACATTAGTACTAGCCTATTGGATTGCAGTGTTCTGCTGACCAGTTGGATACCTCAAAGAATTAATCATGTGAAACAAGTGCAGAATTACACATGTTATCAGTTAAAAGGAtctgttgtgggaacttttatGGTGCTGccgtggcacgcgctcctcggaggtatcaagtatgactaggcacgaacttctggcaacctgcaaaacaagaatattcccgtaggaatattccctccgatgcttaagtaagtataagttagagagataagtaatttgtagagagaaggcagagaaaagataagtttgttgttgttgggcaagaagtgaatactctttaccttgggatctgagctatttatagtgctagggttccttggggactgcaccctcaaccctaacaatgggacacgtgccccttggggatttaggacacgtggccttTGGCCTGCAATGATGGGCCTCCCATATTTGGACCGACTTTTAAAGACAATGGCTTTGCCCAATGGGGCTCTGTCTTTACTCTGGTGGAGTAGCAGAACTTTGGGCCTGCTTTCCAGGCCTGGGCCCATCTGATTAGTATGAGTCGTAGgctgcctctttgggctttgtgggagatttgttcaagcccacatcatttgcccctcatgaggagtgaaaacagacgttagttttcactgctcttggagtgtccaacaaggtgatgacgcgtggcaggggtaatcatttcttacccctctataaataagtggccaaTTTGAGTGATTTTCCCCCTCATTTCCAGTGATCACTTGAGAGCAAATAGGAGAAagcgatttccggcgtcttaTATCCACCGACATCCACCGTAGCACCGCCACGATCTTCAAAGTCgtgttcttgcagttcttcatccaagttctttcacaaactcccttttgatttatcaggtaaaggttttctttggaaaaatgtgtttgttgattttgattcttCCAAATTTTCTTCTTAGTCTTGCATGGGTCTCGTCAAACTGAAGGCGTCATCTTGTCCCTTTGACGTCTTCTGTTTTCAAGTTTGTCCCTGTTTTGAGGCAAGTCTTGGCTTGTTGCAGGATTTAATGGCGCGAATAAAAGACGAGGAGCAGTTTGAAGGAGAATCCTCTTCTCCTATAGAGGACGTCCCAGAAAGCACTGATGCCGCGCCGGCTAGTACGTCAGGTGGGGAGGAAGGTCACCTTCATCCCAGCGCCATCTTCCCACTTCAGACGTGGCTGAATTTCCTCACTCTAGAGGGAAAGCCTATGGGGCGTCTCTGAATCTAGGTTCGGAGTATAAATTCCGCATGCCGGCTGGCatggactgcaccagctttggactGGTGAAAGGAGAGTTCGCCGTTTACGGCTCGTTTTTGAATCTGGGTATGAGATTCCCCCCTCACCCCTTTGTGGTGGAGTTGCTGGACAGCTTCAATATTGGCCTGTGCTAAATGTCCCCGAACTCCTGGGCGGGTGTGTTTGGCTATATTGCTCGCTGCGAGCTTGCCGGCATCACCCCTTCTCTTCCGGCGTTCCTAAGAATCGCCTCTATGTCCCAAGTTTCGAAAGCCGACGCGGGCTGGCTGATTCTTACATACAAAGGGGCCTATCGGACGGTGATGGGGAAGGCGTCTAAGTGGCAtcactggaggaagaagtgggtggtTATCAAAACCACCAATCTGGAGATGTGGGAGAGGATGAGACGTTGGAATGCCAAGCCCAACTTCGTTGGGAAAGGTGCTTCTTTACCTCCCATCTCCGCCGAGCTCTGGGAGCGGATCTCGTCGCTGTTCCTGGTCAAGCCGCTCGTCATCAAGGACAAGACGgcctacatacccgaggggtggttgcctcatctgAATCAACTGAGCAATCCCACTTTCCTCTCGGCTGTAGGcctgtgtccgtatatgccgagaggtaatgtatctatacttCAAATTCTTCTGTTTAATCAAAACCGCACTAatgtctttattttattttgtcagacgaggccatgggtcaGGTGGATGATGCCTCCAAAGGCCAAGTGGACAGGCCGTCTTGGTTGGCGAAGGTACTCGACGCCAGTACCTTCAGAGCTTGGAAGCGTCAGCAGGCAGCCGAGCAAGCCATTCATGAGCAAATGGCTCCCCCTCCTGCTGAGGAGGAGAAGGTATTGATTAAATCTTCAGACGTGATTTCCTTTGTTGTTTACAACTTGTTTTTATtcatcatcattttttttttttgaagacgaGGAAGGCGAGCACGGACGCGGCTCCTACTTCCAAACGCAGGGCTGGCGGCACAGGGaaacccgtcttcaagtcaatGACGTCGAAGGCTTCTAAGGAGTTTGTCGTCCCCAAGCCTGCATCTGCTTCTCCTAGCTTGGAGAAAACTGGAGGGACAGCTGATCCTCTTTCGGGGATTCCTGAAGTCGTCCGCCGCAACATCCCTCTGAGGGCGGCGGAGAGAGCTAGGAATTctgggggtaagttttactccaacatcgtaaccacctgc
This genomic stretch from Spinacia oleracea cultivar Varoflay chromosome 3, BTI_SOV_V1, whole genome shotgun sequence harbors:
- the LOC110785671 gene encoding basic blue protein, giving the protein MALAAAFLLFLLAAPSVFATNYPVVWDLTTNYSSWATRPLIAGDTLTFSYSSGSHNVEVVNKNAYDSCSSSNALQTHTGGTNIITLAEGPTYFICGFPTHCTNGMKLQITARASSSTPSSTNTTGSTPAAGSTGAAGLSSVTPLMFGFPLVLFALTS